The Saprospiraceae bacterium genome includes a window with the following:
- a CDS encoding AraC family transcriptional regulator produces MSQSRQLAAIMFTDIVGFTALMGSDEKRTFDILDKNRKIHKPIISEYNGRWIKELGDGVMASFSLVSDAVHAAIKIMEACNAAKEYKLCIGIHLAEVVFENDDVFGDGVNIAARIQSAAAPGCIFISESVHRSISNNTDITTRFAKEAILKNVSQPIRMYQVMVAGSEILVPEKPAAVVIEKSIAVLPFVNMSSDPEQEYFSDGISEDIINDLAQVSELKVIGRTSSFAFKGKNLDLKIIGEQLKVSHILEGSVRKSGNKLRVTAQLISVADGFHLYSEKFDRELEDIFAIQDEISLAILNAIKIKLFGIEKDALLKRYTDNVEAYQLYLQGRYYYNMYNPQAIQQAIFYLEEAIKIDTGYAIAYSGLSFCYLTLWYWNWLSPEKCLPQCLKTAQEALNLDNTIAETHIAIGRIKLHYELNITDATIDYKKAIAINPNSAECHIQLGMCAVLSGHYAEAKQHAALADSLDPFSLMNLIIIAAIYWGTGDHEKCFAYGKRLMDLAPNLPFGQGAEMWAYWLLHKYEEALPKVEISVKFNPDFLNLSNLGYTYGMMGENGKAREIIEKMKKIEGAELSGHTFFGIVHASIGELDIAFEYFDKGVDGHQGWVLWVRFYLREIPDAMKDPRAGRLFERLGQAYE; encoded by the coding sequence ATGTCTCAATCCCGCCAACTCGCCGCCATCATGTTTACCGATATAGTCGGGTTTACGGCTTTGATGGGCAGTGATGAAAAGAGGACTTTTGACATACTGGATAAAAACAGGAAAATCCACAAACCCATCATCAGCGAATACAATGGCCGATGGATCAAGGAGCTGGGTGATGGTGTCATGGCCAGTTTTAGTCTTGTGTCCGATGCAGTCCATGCAGCTATTAAAATCATGGAGGCCTGCAATGCAGCCAAAGAGTATAAGCTTTGTATAGGCATACACCTGGCAGAAGTGGTTTTTGAAAATGATGATGTGTTTGGAGATGGGGTCAATATTGCAGCCCGTATTCAGTCTGCTGCAGCTCCCGGTTGTATTTTTATTTCTGAATCTGTGCACCGTAGTATATCCAACAACACAGATATTACAACCCGGTTTGCCAAAGAAGCCATCCTGAAAAATGTCAGTCAACCTATCCGGATGTATCAAGTCATGGTGGCGGGTAGTGAGATCTTAGTCCCTGAAAAACCGGCTGCAGTTGTTATTGAAAAAAGTATTGCAGTATTGCCTTTCGTCAATATGAGCAGCGACCCTGAGCAGGAATATTTCAGCGATGGTATCAGTGAAGACATCATCAACGATTTGGCTCAGGTATCTGAATTAAAAGTAATAGGAAGGACCTCTTCGTTTGCCTTCAAAGGAAAAAACCTGGATTTAAAAATTATTGGTGAGCAACTCAAAGTGAGCCATATCCTGGAGGGAAGTGTAAGGAAATCGGGAAACAAATTGCGTGTCACGGCACAGCTCATCAGCGTAGCAGATGGTTTTCATCTCTACTCTGAGAAATTTGATCGGGAACTGGAAGACATTTTTGCAATACAGGATGAAATTTCACTTGCCATACTGAATGCCATCAAAATCAAATTATTTGGAATAGAAAAAGACGCTTTGCTTAAGCGTTACACCGACAATGTCGAAGCTTATCAGTTGTATTTGCAAGGGCGATATTATTACAATATGTATAATCCGCAAGCAATTCAACAAGCCATTTTTTATCTTGAAGAAGCCATAAAAATTGATACCGGATATGCTATCGCATATTCAGGCTTATCATTCTGTTATCTTACGTTATGGTATTGGAATTGGCTGTCCCCTGAAAAATGTCTCCCTCAGTGCTTAAAGACAGCACAAGAGGCTTTGAATTTAGATAATACTATTGCAGAAACGCATATTGCCATAGGCCGAATTAAGTTGCACTATGAATTGAACATTACCGATGCCACCATTGATTACAAAAAGGCCATAGCCATCAATCCCAATAGTGCTGAGTGTCATATTCAATTAGGTATGTGTGCTGTCCTTTCGGGTCATTACGCTGAAGCTAAGCAACATGCCGCCCTGGCGGATAGCCTGGACCCATTCTCTTTGATGAATCTTATTATTATTGCTGCCATATATTGGGGTACCGGGGATCATGAAAAATGTTTTGCATATGGGAAAAGATTGATGGATCTGGCACCAAATTTACCGTTTGGACAAGGTGCTGAAATGTGGGCTTATTGGTTACTACATAAGTACGAAGAAGCCCTTCCTAAAGTAGAAATATCCGTCAAGTTTAATCCTGATTTTTTAAACTTATCCAATCTCGGCTATACCTATGGAATGATGGGGGAAAACGGAAAGGCCAGGGAAATAATCGAAAAAATGAAAAAAATTGAAGGTGCCGAGTTGTCGGGTCATACTTTTTTCGGAATTGTGCATGCCTCCATTGGAGAATTGGATATTGCCTTTGAGTATTTTGACAAAGGTGTGGATGGCCATCAAGGATGGGTGTTATGGGTAAGGTTTTATTTAAGGGAAATACCTGATGCTATGAAAGATCCCAGAGCGGGACGGTTGTTTGAAAGGTTGGGTCAGGCTTATGAATAG
- a CDS encoding DEAD/DEAH box helicase family protein — protein sequence MNEAETRAELIDPKLRACGWGVVEGSRILREYNITAGKIQTGGRGKMLTADYILVYKGIKLAVIEAKSNVQGVGEGVAQAKQYAQKMQIETCYATNGTEIYSICMKSGAEGVVQNYLTPDELWDKTFSDQNVWRDLFNSIPYEDKSGTWQLRYYQELAVKNTMEAIAKGKQRILLTLATGTGKTAIAFQIAWKLFQTRWNLQRDGSRRPRILFLADRNILANQAYNSFSSFPEDALIRIKPGEIRRQGRVPTNGSIFFTIFQTFMSSTGSDTNLKTRVVESVETDFREITEIEVGKQGYAYISLCADGSFYTGSTNNLQRRIEEHKSGVGAKFTKEHSFVKLVYYETFNRIDKAFEREKQIQGWSRAKKIALITGDIELLRQLSKNKIDKDAKVVERAEAFGEYAEDYFDFIIVDECHRGGAKDESNWRSILEYFSPAVQLGLTATPKRNDNVDTYRYFGEPVFVYSLKEGINDGFLTPFKVKRIKTTLDDYIYTNDDDVLEGEIEQGKLYKEGDFNRIIEIKEREANRVKIYMNEANQNEKAIIFCATQDHAAAVRDLVNQYKKSSHPNYCVRVTANDGEIGEQFLREFQDNEKTIPTILTTSQKLSTGVDARNIRNIVLMRPVNSMIEFKQIVGRGTRMFDGKEFFTIYDYVDAYHHFADPEWDGEPAEPEPDVNEPPVPYDRIPPIKPENDDDGNDDNKTRKKIKVKLKDGKEREIQHMIATSFWSADGKPVSAQEFMENLFGKLPELFQSESELRTLWSHPMTRRTLLQKLDEAGFSKDDLHTLQKLVNLEKSDLFDVLEYVFNADIKTMTREERVNAAQSTIFAILDEKQREFISFVLSKYVESGVDELDQEKLPTLLQNKYQSLEDAKSVLGEVKNITALFMEFQKHLYEGVA from the coding sequence ATGAACGAGGCAGAAACAAGAGCGGAACTCATAGACCCAAAGCTTAGAGCTTGTGGATGGGGCGTGGTTGAAGGGTCTAGGATACTTAGAGAATATAATATCACCGCTGGTAAAATACAAACTGGTGGCAGGGGAAAGATGCTCACTGCTGATTATATTTTGGTGTATAAGGGTATTAAACTGGCTGTTATAGAAGCAAAAAGTAATGTTCAGGGTGTAGGAGAAGGAGTAGCACAAGCTAAACAATATGCCCAAAAAATGCAGATAGAAACATGCTACGCTACCAATGGAACTGAGATTTATAGTATCTGTATGAAGTCAGGTGCAGAAGGAGTGGTACAAAATTATCTTACTCCTGATGAACTGTGGGATAAAACATTCAGCGATCAAAATGTCTGGAGAGACTTGTTCAATTCAATTCCATATGAAGATAAAAGTGGTACCTGGCAGTTACGTTATTATCAGGAGCTTGCAGTAAAGAACACCATGGAAGCCATTGCTAAAGGCAAACAACGCATTTTACTCACGTTGGCTACTGGTACAGGAAAAACTGCTATTGCTTTTCAGATAGCATGGAAATTGTTTCAAACCAGGTGGAATCTGCAAAGAGACGGAAGCAGGAGACCAAGAATTCTTTTTCTGGCAGACAGAAATATACTTGCTAATCAGGCATACAACTCATTTTCATCATTTCCAGAAGATGCATTAATCAGAATTAAACCAGGTGAGATAAGAAGGCAGGGTAGAGTACCTACAAACGGAAGCATCTTTTTTACAATATTCCAAACATTTATGTCTTCGACAGGCTCAGACACCAATTTAAAAACAAGAGTAGTTGAATCCGTAGAAACAGATTTTAGAGAAATAACTGAGATAGAAGTTGGTAAACAAGGCTATGCTTATATTTCACTTTGTGCTGACGGTAGTTTTTATACGGGAAGTACAAATAATTTACAAAGAAGAATTGAAGAACATAAAAGTGGTGTAGGTGCAAAATTCACAAAGGAACATTCCTTTGTAAAATTGGTATATTATGAAACTTTTAATAGAATAGACAAGGCATTTGAAAGAGAAAAGCAAATTCAAGGTTGGAGCAGAGCAAAAAAAATTGCTTTGATAACCGGTGATATAGAATTGTTAAGACAACTTTCTAAAAACAAAATAGACAAAGATGCAAAGGTCGTTGAGCGTGCCGAAGCGTTTGGGGAGTATGCTGAAGATTATTTTGATTTTATCATAGTGGACGAATGTCACCGGGGAGGTGCTAAGGATGAGAGCAACTGGCGAAGCATTTTGGAATATTTTTCACCAGCAGTACAGTTGGGATTGACTGCAACACCTAAACGAAACGATAATGTGGACACCTACAGATATTTTGGTGAACCTGTTTTTGTCTATTCACTTAAAGAAGGTATCAATGATGGATTCCTGACTCCTTTTAAAGTAAAAAGAATAAAGACCACCTTAGACGATTATATATACACAAATGATGATGATGTTCTAGAAGGAGAAATAGAGCAAGGCAAGCTATATAAAGAAGGTGATTTCAACCGCATCATAGAAATAAAAGAGCGTGAAGCTAATCGTGTAAAAATATACATGAATGAAGCAAATCAAAATGAAAAAGCGATCATCTTTTGTGCCACTCAAGACCATGCTGCTGCTGTCAGAGATTTGGTAAATCAATACAAAAAATCCAGTCATCCCAACTATTGTGTCCGTGTAACAGCTAATGATGGTGAGATAGGAGAACAATTTTTAAGAGAGTTTCAGGATAATGAAAAAACCATTCCTACTATACTCACTACATCACAAAAGCTGTCCACAGGTGTTGATGCCAGAAATATCAGAAACATTGTACTCATGCGTCCTGTCAACTCCATGATAGAGTTTAAACAGATTGTAGGTCGTGGTACCAGGATGTTTGATGGGAAGGAGTTTTTTACGATTTATGATTATGTAGATGCATATCATCATTTTGCTGATCCTGAGTGGGATGGAGAGCCTGCAGAACCCGAACCTGATGTTAATGAACCACCAGTACCTTACGATCGCATTCCACCTATAAAACCTGAGAACGATGATGATGGCAATGATGATAATAAAACCAGAAAGAAGATAAAGGTTAAACTCAAGGATGGCAAGGAAAGGGAGATACAACACATGATTGCAACATCCTTCTGGAGTGCAGATGGAAAACCTGTATCAGCTCAGGAGTTTATGGAAAATCTGTTTGGTAAGTTGCCTGAATTATTTCAAAGTGAATCAGAGCTGCGTACATTATGGTCTCATCCTATGACCAGACGTACACTTTTACAAAAGTTGGATGAAGCAGGATTTTCAAAAGATGATTTACATACTTTACAAAAGCTGGTTAATCTTGAGAAAAGTGATCTCTTTGATGTCCTGGAGTATGTCTTTAATGCAGATATCAAAACTATGACCCGGGAAGAAAGAGTAAATGCTGCACAGTCCACCATTTTTGCCATCCTGGATGAAAAACAGCGGGAATTTATTTCTTTTGTATTATCCAAATATGTGGAATCAGGTGTAGATGAACTGGACCAAGAGAAACTCCCTACACTTTTACAAAACAAATATCAATCACTGGAGGATGCTAAATCCGTACTCGGTGAAGTAAAAAATATCACAGCCCTTTTTATGGAGTTTCAGAAGCATTTGTATGAGGGAGTGGCGTAG
- a CDS encoding DUF721 domain-containing protein translates to MKKYNDRSIKEVISEFIGKNERVSKGIHTTRLTDIWKQEMGPIISSYTEKLIFKENVVKVYLTSAPLRKELSMGKPQIIKILNEAIGSEIVTDIEFH, encoded by the coding sequence ATGAAAAAATATAACGACAGAAGCATAAAAGAAGTCATTTCTGAATTCATCGGAAAAAACGAAAGAGTATCCAAAGGCATCCATACTACTCGTCTGACTGACATCTGGAAGCAGGAAATGGGACCTATCATCAGTTCATACACTGAAAAATTAATCTTCAAAGAAAATGTCGTGAAGGTCTATCTGACCTCAGCCCCATTAAGGAAGGAACTCTCTATGGGAAAACCCCAGATTATCAAAATCCTGAATGAAGCTATCGGCAGTGAAATCGTTACAGATATAGAGTTTCATTGA
- a CDS encoding T9SS type A sorting domain-containing protein, translated as MKIHQTLALFIITISLQAQTLTFGPTTTLFNLDGGHWVLSQPMIPTVSSVGKHVDFYGLTGSTYKKHTYTAGSYPATSFLLYGDFNYITDVHDYDGDTKDDILTDYDIFKCSGNLVYERYPFGNINYVVEGSLDFDGDGLRDVVISEKDFFSGLSILYIFRNTGSFNFDKIIIEQNKRSISTIITADMDGDGRDDIITTNNSELFPFTVIYSNADGTFTSRDIKGNGKYFLTHTLSVTDMDKDGDLDLVAMDYEKGLWFFENQDNFITTIRLKDPSFDPVINGLLVHCDDLNGDGWPEMIVGTLTASKLTILVSKGTGPFEFDALREIGFVQGGTSEFSPRGRAITRMLHTIDINADNKKDIVLTSTFDRKQVAWINNSIISSSRDELLSEVSVYPNPVADFLFFKSDNSLFYTITSLTSTVVSHGVVQPEEALDVRSLPAGMYIIFLCDNNGTKKTLKFIKE; from the coding sequence ATGAAAATCCACCAAACCTTAGCACTTTTCATCATCACAATCTCCCTCCAAGCCCAAACCCTCACCTTTGGACCCACGACCACTTTATTCAATCTGGATGGGGGTCACTGGGTTCTGTCTCAGCCGATGATACCCACAGTCAGCAGCGTTGGCAAACACGTGGATTTTTATGGACTGACAGGAAGTACTTATAAAAAACATACTTATACGGCCGGTAGCTATCCGGCTACATCATTTCTTTTGTATGGTGATTTTAATTATATCACCGATGTACACGATTATGATGGAGATACCAAGGATGATATCCTCACAGACTATGATATTTTTAAGTGTTCTGGAAATCTTGTGTATGAACGATATCCTTTTGGAAATATCAATTATGTCGTTGAGGGCAGTCTGGACTTTGACGGAGATGGACTTCGGGATGTGGTAATCTCAGAAAAAGACTTTTTCAGTGGCTTATCAATCTTATATATCTTCAGGAATACAGGCAGCTTTAATTTTGATAAGATCATCATAGAGCAGAACAAACGAAGTATATCTACCATCATCACCGCAGATATGGATGGAGACGGCAGAGATGACATCATTACTACCAATAACAGCGAGCTGTTCCCTTTTACTGTGATATATTCCAATGCAGACGGCACTTTTACATCCAGAGACATCAAAGGAAATGGCAAGTATTTCCTGACACATACGTTAAGTGTTACAGATATGGACAAAGACGGCGACTTAGATTTAGTGGCCATGGATTATGAAAAAGGCCTATGGTTTTTTGAAAACCAGGATAATTTCATAACTACCATTCGTCTTAAAGACCCAAGTTTTGACCCGGTTATTAATGGTCTGTTAGTCCATTGTGATGACCTCAATGGGGACGGCTGGCCGGAGATGATTGTAGGTACATTGACAGCATCCAAACTCACCATTCTGGTCAGTAAAGGCACAGGACCTTTTGAGTTTGATGCACTCCGGGAGATAGGTTTTGTACAAGGTGGTACATCTGAATTTTCTCCAAGGGGTAGGGCTATCACCAGGATGTTGCATACGATAGACATTAATGCTGACAATAAAAAAGATATCGTTCTTACATCTACTTTTGATAGAAAGCAGGTAGCCTGGATCAATAATTCCATCATCAGTAGCAGCAGGGACGAGCTATTGTCTGAGGTATCTGTATATCCAAATCCGGTTGCGGATTTCCTTTTTTTCAAATCGGATAACTCTCTTTTTTATACCATTACCAGTCTAACTTCTACTGTTGTCTCGCATGGTGTAGTTCAACCCGAAGAAGCTTTGGACGTCAGATCTCTTCCTGCGGGCATGTACATAATTTTTCTGTGCGATAACAATGGTACAAAGAAGACCCTGAAATTTATAAAAGAATAA
- the recF gene encoding DNA replication and repair protein RecF (All proteins in this family for which functions are known are DNA-binding proteins that assist the filamentation of RecA onto DNA for the initiation of recombination or recombinational repair.), translating into MKIKSLSIYQYKNYESEKIRLHPVLNAFTGLNGMGKTNLLDAVYYLCLGKSYFSATDKLNVMQEKEAFRLEGNFNNETGDHKVVIKVQLNNGKDIELSGKKTTRISDHVGTFPCVMIAPIDIQLMLEGSEERRNFFNNTIVQYDKSYLEDLLVYNKLLKQRNALLKSMQEQKRFDPILLESVSRGMIAPSQNIFTKRKELESKIKAVFSEIYADISGKRENCEIEYSSQLAENGLAVLMEKHIDKDRILCRTTQGIHKDDLTFSMNGYPLKSYASQGQLKSFVLALKLAQYKILETVTGTKPLLLLDDIFDKLDKERVTHLLSLVTHPYFGQVFLTDTQPDRIRDILLELNKEHAIFVVQSGSVISDSTEQKILPS; encoded by the coding sequence TTGAAAATAAAATCTCTGTCCATTTATCAATATAAAAATTACGAATCTGAAAAAATCCGTTTACACCCGGTTTTAAATGCGTTTACCGGACTGAATGGAATGGGTAAAACCAATTTGCTGGATGCGGTCTATTATCTCTGTCTGGGTAAAAGTTATTTTTCTGCCACAGATAAACTGAATGTGATGCAGGAAAAAGAAGCTTTTCGTCTGGAAGGAAACTTTAATAATGAAACCGGAGACCATAAAGTAGTCATAAAAGTTCAGTTAAACAACGGGAAGGATATTGAGCTGTCCGGCAAAAAAACAACAAGGATTTCTGATCATGTCGGCACATTCCCTTGTGTAATGATTGCACCCATTGATATACAGTTGATGCTCGAAGGCAGTGAGGAACGAAGAAATTTTTTCAATAATACGATCGTGCAGTATGACAAATCTTATCTTGAAGACTTACTCGTGTATAACAAATTGCTGAAGCAAAGGAATGCGCTTTTAAAATCTATGCAGGAACAGAAAAGGTTTGATCCGATATTATTGGAGTCTGTCAGCCGGGGTATGATCGCACCGTCCCAGAATATTTTTACAAAACGTAAAGAACTGGAATCAAAAATTAAAGCGGTGTTTTCAGAAATATATGCAGATATCTCCGGCAAAAGGGAAAATTGTGAAATTGAATACAGCAGTCAACTGGCAGAAAATGGTCTTGCAGTGTTGATGGAAAAACACATAGACAAAGACCGGATTTTATGCAGGACGACACAGGGAATTCATAAAGATGATCTTACATTTTCGATGAATGGTTATCCTTTAAAGAGTTATGCATCTCAGGGACAGTTGAAGTCTTTTGTTCTGGCTTTAAAACTGGCACAATACAAAATTTTAGAGACAGTCACCGGCACTAAACCGCTGTTACTGCTGGATGATATTTTTGATAAACTGGATAAAGAAAGAGTGACGCATCTTCTGTCTCTTGTGACACATCCATACTTCGGACAGGTTTTCCTGACAGACACACAACCGGACAGGATCAGAGATATACTTTTGGAATTAAACAAAGAGCACGCTATCTTTGTCGTGCAATCCGGATCCGTCATTTCAGATTCAACCGAACAAAAAATACTGCCATCATGA
- a CDS encoding DUF3307 domain-containing protein yields the protein MILLITKMMLAHFIGDFYLQSSGWVQEKEQKKYKSFYLYIHSAIHGLLVWILMWEWSAWKLAIPIALVHFVIDLSKLVLQTEKSKRTWFFIDQILHIISILVIASIYQNGYISIDITQALNSKNIIYVTGYVILTLPMSIMIQKTLLPWSDLIGEADDDSLLNAGQYIGILERSFVFVFVLANRWEAVGFLLAAKSVFRFGDLKESKDRKLTEYILLGTLLSFGIAIVVSMLVIYLEGLSL from the coding sequence ATGATTCTATTAATTACCAAAATGATGTTGGCTCATTTTATAGGTGATTTTTATTTACAATCATCAGGCTGGGTTCAGGAGAAAGAACAGAAAAAATACAAAAGTTTTTATCTGTATATCCATTCAGCGATTCATGGTCTGTTGGTTTGGATTTTGATGTGGGAGTGGAGTGCCTGGAAACTTGCCATTCCGATAGCATTGGTTCACTTTGTTATTGATTTGTCGAAACTTGTTTTACAAACTGAAAAGTCAAAAAGAACCTGGTTTTTTATAGATCAAATCTTACATATCATATCTATTTTGGTAATTGCCAGTATATACCAAAACGGGTATATATCGATAGACATCACACAAGCGCTCAATAGCAAAAACATCATCTATGTGACCGGTTATGTGATTTTGACACTACCCATGTCCATCATGATACAAAAAACACTTTTGCCCTGGTCAGATCTCATCGGAGAAGCCGATGATGATTCATTACTCAATGCCGGACAATACATAGGCATATTGGAGAGATCCTTTGTTTTTGTATTCGTCTTAGCTAATCGCTGGGAGGCAGTAGGATTTCTCCTGGCTGCAAAATCTGTGTTTAGATTTGGTGATCTGAAAGAATCTAAAGATCGTAAACTGACGGAATACATCCTTTTGGGGACACTGCTGAGCTTCGGTATTGCTATCGTGGTCTCTATGTTGGTCATTTACCTCGAAGGATTAAGTCTCTGA
- a CDS encoding helix-turn-helix transcriptional regulator, protein MKSSKKNITTFEDHLIQRYGQIGTEKRTEFDAKAKSFVIGELLKEERLEANLTQQELANKIGAKKSYISRVENGKSDIQLSTLFKLFEFGLGKRINIIIE, encoded by the coding sequence ATGAAAAGTAGTAAAAAGAATATAACAACATTTGAAGACCATTTGATTCAACGATATGGACAAATTGGAACAGAGAAACGAACTGAATTTGATGCTAAAGCCAAATCATTTGTTATTGGTGAATTGTTGAAAGAAGAGCGATTGGAAGCCAATTTAACTCAACAAGAATTGGCAAACAAAATTGGGGCTAAAAAGAGTTATATTTCACGAGTAGAAAATGGGAAATCCGATATTCAACTATCAACACTTTTTAAATTATTTGAATTTGGTCTTGGAAAACGAATAAACATAATAATTGAATAA